A portion of the Paenibacillus marchantiae genome contains these proteins:
- a CDS encoding S-layer homology domain-containing protein has translation MHVLQMKRWLRLFLAMVLLITGAIPAGLFSSKAAAADEPLTVAQAIARNNDGLPGTVEGYVIGYFNNNSKNQLQTEAPFSGGSNFGLADTPGERDLSKIMSVQIPSDTSVRDIFGLNKNPELFGKKVRITNGTLASYLSLPGLKYIDSSSTTFQLIDETPVTKVANVTANPTSGAVPTGTQVALETTTVGATVYYKQNTDVDYLPYTVPITVNDATHIETYAAKEGIDNSDVISFDYTIIDNSPISISDARKAIENTTVTVQGIVTYSELSGSVSNLYIQANDAGIVVRGNASGVEVGDRIEVCGPITIYNGLIQVEASKSGFQGGYIRTVEKSQDLPSPVPLNSSHFASGAGGSKGSGGQYEGMLVEVNNIQVTKSNTPTYTATDEHGGEMLIYAKNSPSALSVGKSYHKVTGVLTYHSTYGLELIPRTASDILEDLLSVTASTPSGGIVKGTEVTLSSPYVGAQIFYTLDGSEPTVNSTEYTQPITINQDQIIKAVATADSRVSTIFSFEYTAVDRLDGVRIHEIQEAGHYSIYDGLNVQNVDGIVTSLVNADSFYMQSIPGQEDGDPATSEGILIYKKDHGMKVKDQVKVAGKVKEYAASATDLPTTEIVASEIRLEQPNVELPQPVIIGKGGRVIPNVIDSDGLSEFNPDVDAIDFYESLEGMRIQLDNATILGPYSYNPGLAVTVDNELNNPLQTPAGGLILRRDGAGEFESSLNPQRLFINKKPSQAVTTGDKFAGPINGVISYSSGNYKVTLEGDLPPITSSGLKQATTSIESQQDKLTIATFNVENFSKKDAARGNKIGKIIVNNLKSPDIIGIMEVQDNDGATDSGNTVASESFKTLLDAIKSNNGPSYQYTDIAPLNNMDGGATGGNIRVGFLYNPNRVSLKAGTKGEAKTALSLDASGNLSLNPGRIKPDNVAFEASRKPLAAEFEFNGERVVVIANHFNSKGGDLAPFGNVQPATRSSEVRRAQQATIVNDFVTELINKDPDVNVAVLGDFNDFQFSKTLNIVAGDKLDNLVNKLPENKRYSFIYDGNSQTLDHILVSKNLSETAAIEAVHVNADFEDSHGRVSDHDPLLAQLSIGSTAEEGDFNLRVLHTNDTHAHLDNIPRRVTAIKETRNDNTLVLDAGDVFSGTLYFNLFNGLADLEFMNMIGYDAMTFGNHEFDKGPSVLKKFIEKAEFPFVSANIDYTKDASLGGLYNSTIGNPGENSQIYPAIITEVNGEKVGIFGLTTPDTVSLSSPGDDLKFKDYKASAQATVNMLQDEGINKIIALTHLGYSEDLKLAEAVEGIDIVVGGHSHTILNKPVVVDTHTDPTLVVQTGEYDVSLGQLDVTFNEAGVLTTWNGKLLNLDAKDASGAYVYANDPEAAKKLESYAKPLAEFKKEVIGKTNVFLDGERGSVRKQETNLGNMVADGMLEKVKSIVKENNVKGYVAIQNGGGIRESFKEGDITLEQLLKMMPNGNNLSALKMTGKEITAALENGVSGVETGEGRFPQVSGIRFYYDSTKPGEKVDAITNTVTQVGQRVLKVQIKNANGTYTDIDPNAYYIVATNSFMANGGDFYRSMRAAKDDNRYYELNLVDYEVFHEHLDRVGTVNQTTEGRSTDLKGAPLPGDGNGSNPGSGNSGGGTTTPTTPVTPTDPTTPTTPTTPSVPGNGNGGGTTPTNPGVILKDIGNHWAAAAIEQAISRGIVNGYQDGNFRPNGPATRAEFIVMLARAFELPASSKALTFKDASKIPAWAQSFIAQAVEQGIISGYTDETFRASGKVSRVEMTVMFVRALGLPVKSNATLTFADANKVPAWAVPYIAAAYDAGLVKGTGKNMFNPLVEATRAEVVTLLMSASEFQAK, from the coding sequence ATGCATGTTCTGCAAATGAAGAGGTGGCTCAGGTTGTTCCTGGCCATGGTCCTGCTCATCACGGGTGCCATTCCAGCCGGATTGTTCAGCAGTAAGGCAGCCGCGGCGGATGAGCCGTTAACGGTTGCTCAGGCGATAGCTCGCAACAATGATGGACTACCGGGGACAGTAGAAGGATACGTTATCGGGTACTTTAACAATAATTCTAAAAACCAACTTCAAACCGAAGCTCCGTTTAGTGGAGGAAGTAATTTCGGACTTGCCGATACTCCAGGGGAAAGGGATTTAAGCAAGATTATGTCTGTTCAAATTCCCAGTGATACCTCCGTACGTGACATATTTGGATTAAATAAAAATCCCGAGCTGTTTGGTAAAAAAGTCAGGATAACCAATGGAACGTTAGCTTCCTATCTTTCTCTTCCTGGCCTCAAATACATTGACTCCTCTTCAACAACCTTCCAACTGATCGATGAGACTCCAGTAACTAAAGTGGCAAACGTCACAGCTAATCCTACTTCCGGCGCTGTTCCAACAGGGACCCAGGTGGCCTTGGAAACAACCACAGTCGGTGCAACTGTATACTACAAACAGAATACGGATGTTGATTATCTTCCCTACACCGTGCCCATCACGGTAAATGATGCAACTCACATTGAAACCTACGCAGCCAAAGAGGGGATCGACAATAGTGATGTTATCAGTTTTGACTACACCATCATCGACAACAGCCCTATTTCCATCTCTGATGCAAGAAAAGCAATTGAAAATACGACCGTTACCGTTCAAGGCATTGTAACTTACAGCGAATTATCCGGAAGTGTATCCAATCTGTATATTCAGGCTAACGATGCCGGGATCGTTGTGCGCGGTAATGCTTCTGGTGTGGAAGTGGGAGACCGAATTGAAGTCTGCGGCCCAATTACGATCTACAACGGCCTTATCCAGGTTGAAGCAAGCAAATCGGGATTTCAGGGTGGATATATTCGGACTGTCGAAAAGTCACAGGATCTACCTTCACCTGTACCACTCAATTCTTCCCATTTTGCTTCTGGCGCGGGGGGGAGTAAGGGTTCTGGAGGGCAGTATGAAGGGATGCTTGTCGAAGTAAACAATATTCAAGTGACAAAAAGCAACACGCCCACTTACACGGCGACAGATGAACATGGCGGTGAAATGCTGATTTATGCCAAAAACAGCCCGTCTGCTCTCTCCGTTGGCAAATCTTATCATAAAGTGACAGGAGTCTTGACGTACCATTCCACTTACGGTCTGGAGTTGATTCCTCGAACGGCGTCGGATATTCTGGAGGATTTGCTCTCCGTAACAGCGAGCACACCTTCCGGTGGTATTGTAAAAGGAACGGAAGTTACGTTGTCTTCCCCTTATGTAGGTGCCCAAATTTTCTATACACTGGACGGTTCTGAACCAACTGTGAATTCAACGGAATACACACAGCCTATTACGATTAATCAAGATCAAATCATTAAAGCTGTTGCCACTGCTGATAGCAGAGTAAGCACCATTTTTTCTTTTGAGTATACTGCGGTGGATCGACTTGATGGTGTACGTATTCACGAAATTCAGGAGGCAGGCCATTATTCCATCTATGATGGATTGAATGTACAGAATGTAGATGGGATTGTTACATCTCTAGTTAACGCAGATTCATTCTATATGCAATCCATTCCTGGTCAGGAAGATGGAGATCCGGCAACTTCTGAGGGGATTTTAATCTATAAGAAAGATCATGGAATGAAAGTCAAGGACCAGGTAAAGGTTGCCGGCAAGGTGAAAGAGTATGCAGCAAGCGCAACAGACTTGCCAACCACTGAAATTGTAGCTTCTGAGATTAGGTTGGAACAACCCAATGTTGAATTGCCACAACCCGTAATCATTGGAAAAGGTGGTCGCGTAATACCGAATGTCATTGATTCGGATGGATTGAGCGAATTCAACCCGGACGTGGATGCCATTGATTTCTATGAAAGTCTGGAAGGCATGCGTATTCAGTTAGATAATGCTACTATTCTTGGACCTTATTCCTACAATCCTGGATTAGCAGTGACGGTAGACAACGAACTTAATAATCCATTGCAGACCCCGGCAGGAGGACTAATCTTACGTAGAGATGGAGCTGGAGAGTTTGAAAGTTCTCTAAATCCTCAACGCTTATTCATTAATAAAAAACCTTCTCAAGCTGTGACCACGGGTGATAAATTTGCAGGCCCAATTAATGGTGTGATTTCTTATTCGAGTGGTAATTATAAGGTCACCTTGGAAGGCGATTTACCTCCGATCACATCCAGTGGTTTGAAACAGGCAACAACCTCAATTGAATCACAACAAGACAAGTTGACTATTGCTACATTCAACGTAGAGAACTTCAGTAAAAAAGATGCAGCACGTGGAAACAAAATCGGTAAAATTATCGTTAACAATCTAAAAAGCCCTGATATTATAGGGATCATGGAAGTTCAGGATAACGACGGCGCAACAGATAGCGGAAACACAGTTGCGAGTGAGAGCTTCAAAACGCTTCTGGATGCAATTAAAAGCAATAATGGACCAAGTTATCAGTATACCGATATTGCACCGCTAAATAACATGGATGGTGGAGCAACCGGAGGCAACATTCGTGTAGGGTTCCTGTACAATCCGAATCGAGTATCCTTAAAAGCAGGTACCAAGGGTGAGGCAAAAACAGCACTGTCCCTTGATGCAAGTGGAAACCTGTCGCTGAATCCAGGGCGAATTAAACCGGATAATGTTGCATTTGAAGCGTCAAGAAAACCGCTTGCTGCGGAATTTGAATTTAACGGTGAACGTGTGGTCGTTATCGCTAACCATTTCAATTCCAAGGGTGGAGATTTAGCCCCATTTGGTAATGTCCAGCCTGCAACCCGCAGCAGTGAAGTGCGGCGTGCGCAGCAAGCAACGATTGTCAATGATTTTGTAACTGAATTAATTAACAAAGACCCTGACGTAAATGTCGCTGTACTTGGAGACTTCAATGACTTCCAGTTCTCCAAGACGCTGAACATTGTTGCAGGAGACAAGCTGGACAATCTGGTAAACAAACTGCCAGAGAACAAGCGATACTCCTTCATCTATGACGGAAACTCTCAGACACTGGATCACATTCTGGTGAGCAAAAATCTGTCCGAAACAGCGGCTATCGAAGCGGTTCATGTGAATGCTGACTTCGAAGATTCCCATGGTCGGGTCAGTGACCATGATCCGTTGCTCGCGCAGCTGAGCATTGGAAGCACGGCAGAAGAGGGCGACTTCAACCTGCGTGTATTGCATACCAATGATACGCACGCGCATTTGGATAACATCCCGCGCCGCGTAACAGCTATTAAAGAAACACGCAATGATAACACCCTGGTGCTGGATGCAGGGGACGTATTCTCGGGTACATTGTACTTTAACCTCTTTAACGGTCTGGCGGATCTCGAATTCATGAACATGATCGGATACGATGCGATGACCTTCGGAAACCATGAGTTTGATAAAGGCCCAAGCGTACTCAAGAAATTTATTGAAAAAGCGGAATTCCCATTTGTGAGTGCCAATATTGACTATACGAAGGATGCGAGTTTGGGTGGCTTGTACAACAGTACCATCGGAAATCCAGGTGAGAATTCCCAAATCTATCCGGCCATTATCACGGAAGTAAACGGCGAGAAAGTCGGAATCTTTGGTTTGACGACACCGGATACCGTATCCCTGTCATCACCGGGAGATGATCTGAAGTTTAAGGATTACAAAGCAAGTGCGCAGGCAACAGTGAACATGCTGCAAGATGAAGGTATTAACAAAATCATCGCGCTGACGCATCTGGGTTACTCGGAAGACCTGAAACTAGCAGAAGCGGTAGAAGGCATCGACATCGTAGTGGGTGGTCATTCACACACCATTCTGAACAAACCGGTGGTTGTAGATACGCACACCGATCCGACGCTGGTCGTACAGACGGGAGAATATGACGTTTCCCTGGGTCAACTGGATGTAACGTTCAACGAAGCAGGCGTACTGACAACATGGAACGGCAAATTGCTGAACCTGGATGCAAAGGATGCCTCTGGTGCATACGTCTACGCCAATGATCCGGAAGCAGCCAAGAAATTAGAAAGCTATGCGAAACCTCTGGCTGAGTTCAAAAAAGAAGTAATCGGTAAAACGAACGTATTCCTTGATGGAGAACGCGGCAGTGTGCGTAAGCAGGAAACCAATCTCGGTAACATGGTAGCAGACGGCATGCTAGAGAAAGTGAAATCTATTGTGAAGGAAAACAATGTTAAAGGATATGTCGCCATTCAAAATGGTGGAGGCATTCGGGAATCGTTCAAGGAGGGAGACATCACCCTGGAACAATTGCTGAAAATGATGCCAAATGGAAACAACCTGTCTGCGCTAAAAATGACAGGTAAGGAAATTACGGCTGCGCTGGAAAATGGCGTGAGTGGTGTAGAAACAGGCGAAGGGCGCTTCCCGCAAGTTTCAGGCATACGTTTCTACTATGATTCCACGAAGCCGGGCGAGAAAGTCGACGCTATAACCAATACGGTGACCCAAGTCGGTCAACGCGTGCTCAAAGTACAGATTAAGAATGCCAATGGCACGTACACAGACATCGATCCAAACGCATACTACATCGTAGCGACGAACTCGTTTATGGCTAACGGTGGAGACTTCTATCGGTCCATGAGAGCGGCCAAGGATGACAACCGGTACTATGAACTGAATCTGGTCGATTATGAAGTCTTCCATGAACATCTGGACCGTGTAGGTACGGTAAATCAGACAACGGAAGGACGCAGTACCGATCTGAAGGGAGCTCCACTTCCGGGGGATGGCAACGGAAGCAATCCGGGCAGTGGTAATAGTGGTGGAGGTACAACGACACCAACCACACCTGTAACACCAACAGATCCAACAACTCCGACCACGCCTACAACACCTTCCGTTCCGGGGAATGGGAATGGTGGCGGTACTACACCAACCAATCCGGGTGTGATTTTGAAAGATATTGGTAATCACTGGGCAGCAGCTGCCATTGAGCAGGCCATTTCCCGGGGAATTGTGAATGGATATCAGGACGGTAATTTCCGTCCAAATGGACCGGCAACACGCGCCGAGTTCATTGTAATGCTGGCAAGAGCATTTGAACTCCCAGCCAGCAGCAAGGCGTTGACGTTTAAGGATGCTTCCAAAATTCCAGCATGGGCACAATCCTTTATTGCTCAAGCTGTAGAACAAGGGATCATTAGTGGCTATACAGATGAGACGTTCCGTGCATCCGGCAAAGTATCCCGTGTAGAGATGACGGTTATGTTCGTAAGAGCACTCGGACTTCCAGTTAAATCGAATGCCACACTAACCTTTGCAGATGCAAATAAAGTACCTGCATGGGCCGTACCTTATATCGCAGCTGCATATGATGCAGGACTGGTGAAAGGTACAGGCAAGAACATGTTTAATCCACTCGTTGAAGCAACTCGTGCTGAAGTTGTAACCCTGTTGATGTCAGCGAGTGAGTTTCAGGCGAAGTAA
- a CDS encoding immunity 17 family protein, whose product MQDQPVLIALLAIAAGIFSLLGGINNWDWFMKSFRAGLFVKTIGRQGARVVYGIFGIVLITIGVLLLLIG is encoded by the coding sequence ATGCAAGATCAACCGGTTTTAATCGCACTATTGGCTATTGCCGCAGGGATTTTCAGTTTGTTGGGTGGAATCAATAATTGGGATTGGTTTATGAAGAGTTTTAGAGCAGGTCTCTTTGTGAAAACCATTGGACGTCAGGGTGCAAGAGTGGTGTATGGGATTTTTGGTATTGTGCTGATTACCATTGGCGTATTATTGTTGCTGATTGGGTAA
- a CDS encoding glycine betaine ABC transporter substrate-binding protein, whose product MIPKIPLASWIEAIVDWMSTSLSGLFKVISVVIQEVVGFFSGLFMLPHPLLFIVILGVLAYLVGRIPLTLFTVIGFLLVDNLGYWSQSMDTLGLVITSGLVSILLGVPIGIWLAYSKTAARIITPLLDFMQTMPAFVYLLPAVTFFSLGVVPGVIASVIFAIPPTIRLTHLGIKQVSGELVEAADAFGSTSMQKLFKVQLPLALPTVMSGINQTIMLSLSMVVIASMIGAQGIGAEVYRAVTQLQIGKGFEAGLAVVVLAIVLDRFTQNLFMPGRKKSSRFSAKQKAWITAAATFVVLVAGFSQYFVGGNSTSAGGNNTPANAVGKEVKYQIIGIDPGAGIMKSAAKAIEDYHLTDWTLIEGSGAAMTATLDKALKAEEPIIITGWTPHWMFNKYDLKYLDDPEKSFGDAEEIHTIARKGLKGDHPVAYEFLSRFQWTSDEMGEMMSAIQNGTSPEEAAKDYAEKHADQIDEWTKGLTPVNGDAFKLSYVAWDSEIASTNLLKYVMEGKLGYKVNALQVEAGPMWTGVASGDVDASPAAWLPLTHADYWERYKDQVDDLGANMTGVRTGLVVPAYMTDVNSIADLETGASSSTPSANANVGNEVNHQIIGIDPGAGIMKSTASAIEKYGLSDWKLVEGSGAAMTATLDKAVKNKEPVIVTGWTPHWMFNAYDLKYLDDPEGVYGEAEQIHTIARKGLKEDKPVAYEFLDRFSWTPEDMGEIMVAIQNGEDPQKAAAAFAEKHSDKVAEWTKGLTPVNGDSIKLSYVAWDSEIASTNLLEYILKEKLGYKVTSLQVEIGPMWTGIANGDVDATPAAWLPLTSADYFNKYKDQIDDLGPNMDGAKTGLVVPTYMDINSIEDLKDN is encoded by the coding sequence ATGATTCCCAAAATACCACTAGCATCGTGGATTGAAGCGATTGTTGACTGGATGAGCACCTCGCTCTCCGGATTATTTAAAGTCATTTCTGTTGTTATTCAGGAGGTTGTCGGATTTTTCTCCGGGCTGTTCATGCTCCCCCATCCGCTCCTGTTTATTGTAATACTTGGTGTATTGGCATATCTTGTTGGCCGAATACCACTGACCCTGTTTACAGTTATCGGTTTCTTGCTCGTAGATAACCTCGGATATTGGTCCCAATCGATGGATACTTTGGGCCTCGTTATTACGTCAGGATTAGTCTCCATTCTGCTTGGTGTTCCCATCGGTATCTGGCTCGCATACAGCAAAACTGCAGCCCGGATTATTACACCATTGCTTGACTTTATGCAGACCATGCCTGCATTTGTCTACTTGCTGCCAGCGGTAACCTTCTTCAGCCTTGGTGTGGTTCCCGGTGTTATCGCGTCCGTTATATTCGCGATTCCACCTACGATTCGCCTGACTCACCTCGGAATTAAGCAGGTATCTGGCGAACTGGTCGAAGCAGCGGATGCTTTTGGTTCTACGTCCATGCAAAAGTTGTTCAAAGTACAGCTTCCACTCGCATTGCCTACCGTAATGTCAGGGATTAACCAAACCATCATGCTGTCGCTGTCCATGGTTGTTATTGCTTCCATGATCGGTGCACAGGGTATCGGTGCGGAAGTCTATCGTGCGGTAACACAGTTGCAGATTGGTAAAGGTTTTGAAGCAGGTCTGGCTGTCGTGGTTCTTGCGATCGTACTTGACCGTTTCACTCAAAATCTGTTTATGCCAGGCCGTAAGAAAAGCTCACGCTTCTCAGCGAAACAAAAAGCCTGGATTACTGCTGCAGCCACATTTGTTGTGCTCGTAGCTGGTTTCTCACAATACTTTGTTGGCGGCAACAGTACTTCTGCCGGCGGTAACAACACTCCAGCGAATGCTGTAGGTAAAGAAGTCAAATATCAGATCATTGGTATTGATCCGGGTGCAGGCATTATGAAATCCGCTGCCAAAGCCATTGAAGATTATCATTTGACGGACTGGACCCTGATTGAAGGATCTGGTGCAGCGATGACTGCCACACTGGACAAAGCCCTTAAAGCGGAAGAACCGATCATTATTACAGGCTGGACTCCACACTGGATGTTCAACAAATATGATCTGAAATATCTGGATGATCCCGAGAAATCTTTCGGTGATGCAGAAGAAATTCACACCATCGCACGTAAAGGATTAAAAGGAGATCACCCAGTTGCTTATGAATTCTTGTCCCGTTTCCAATGGACATCAGATGAAATGGGCGAAATGATGAGTGCCATCCAAAATGGTACATCTCCAGAAGAAGCCGCAAAAGACTACGCTGAGAAACATGCAGACCAGATTGACGAATGGACCAAAGGTCTGACGCCAGTTAACGGTGATGCATTTAAACTTAGCTATGTAGCCTGGGATTCTGAGATTGCGAGTACTAACCTGTTGAAATATGTCATGGAAGGCAAACTTGGCTATAAAGTTAACGCCCTGCAAGTTGAAGCTGGACCTATGTGGACGGGTGTCGCCTCAGGCGACGTAGATGCCTCTCCAGCAGCTTGGCTGCCATTGACTCACGCTGACTACTGGGAACGTTACAAAGACCAGGTGGATGATCTGGGAGCCAACATGACCGGTGTACGCACAGGGCTCGTTGTTCCTGCATACATGACAGACGTTAATTCGATTGCAGATTTGGAAACAGGTGCTTCTTCCTCCACTCCATCGGCGAATGCCAATGTGGGAAATGAAGTGAATCATCAAATTATCGGTATCGATCCAGGTGCCGGAATTATGAAATCCACAGCGAGTGCCATTGAGAAATACGGTTTGTCTGACTGGAAACTGGTTGAAGGTTCAGGAGCCGCAATGACAGCTACGCTGGATAAAGCGGTTAAGAATAAGGAACCGGTTATCGTTACCGGTTGGACACCGCATTGGATGTTCAATGCATATGACCTGAAATACCTGGACGATCCGGAAGGCGTCTACGGTGAAGCAGAACAAATTCATACCATTGCCCGTAAAGGGTTAAAGGAAGACAAACCTGTCGCTTATGAATTCCTGGATCGCTTCTCCTGGACACCTGAGGATATGGGTGAAATCATGGTCGCCATTCAAAACGGAGAAGATCCCCAAAAAGCCGCAGCAGCTTTTGCAGAGAAGCATAGCGACAAAGTGGCTGAATGGACCAAAGGTCTGACTCCGGTGAATGGAGATTCCATTAAACTAAGTTACGTAGCCTGGGACTCCGAGATTGCAAGTACGAACTTGCTGGAGTACATCCTGAAAGAAAAACTGGGTTACAAAGTAACCTCTCTTCAAGTGGAAATCGGTCCAATGTGGACCGGCATTGCCAATGGTGATGTAGATGCAACTCCAGCTGCATGGTTGCCGCTCACCTCTGCAGATTATTTCAACAAATACAAGGATCAGATTGATGATCTCGGTCCAAATATGGACGGTGCCAAAACAGGTCTGGTTGTACCAACCTATATGGACATCAATTCCATTGAAGATTTAAAAGATAATTAA